A single window of Methanothermobacter marburgensis str. Marburg DNA harbors:
- a CDS encoding RlmE family RNA methyltransferase, which produces MGKRWQAERKRDHYYKSAKRENYRSRASYKLLQLNNRYRLIRKGYRVLDLGAAPGGWSQVALEKVGEEGLVVAVDLQRIKGFPVENFRAIMGDFTDPAIKERIIEELGGRADVVISDAAPSLSGIRDIDHLRSVDLVENVLDIAYRVLERKGNILIKAFQGPELDKVIKEMKKDFWKLKTTKPASSRKASAEMYIVGRDFKGKRKWKRIIH; this is translated from the coding sequence ATGGGAAAACGATGGCAGGCTGAAAGGAAAAGGGACCACTACTACAAGAGTGCCAAGAGGGAGAACTACCGTTCAAGGGCATCCTACAAGTTACTGCAGCTCAACAACCGCTACAGACTGATAAGGAAGGGTTACAGGGTCCTTGACCTCGGGGCCGCCCCCGGGGGATGGTCACAGGTCGCCCTTGAGAAGGTCGGTGAGGAGGGACTTGTGGTTGCAGTTGACCTCCAGAGGATAAAGGGTTTCCCCGTAGAGAACTTCAGGGCCATAATGGGGGACTTCACAGACCCTGCGATAAAGGAGAGGATAATTGAGGAGCTTGGTGGAAGGGCAGATGTGGTTATATCAGACGCTGCACCATCCCTTTCCGGTATAAGGGACATCGACCACCTCCGCTCGGTGGATCTCGTTGAGAATGTCCTTGATATAGCATACAGGGTCCTTGAAAGGAAGGGGAACATCCTGATCAAGGCATTCCAGGGCCCTGAACTCGATAAGGTCATAAAGGAGATGAAGAAGGATTTCTGGAAACTCAAAACAACAAAACCCGCCTCATCAAGAAAGGCGAGCGCAGAGATGTACATTGTGGGGCGGGACTTCAAGGGTAAAAGGAAATGGAAGAGAATCATCCACTAG
- a CDS encoding metallophosphoesterase, which produces MLVGVISDTHIPDRAVELPEAVFEVFRDVELILHAGDLTSMEVMNDLETIAPVECVQGNMDRRYGVDNPRSRVLEIGSYRVGLIHGEVYPRGDTQQLRYLGLELGADVLISGHTHQPFITELEDMLLLNPGSPTVPRLTDPSVMILEIDGEKLDARIIRTGAPVCRSLNFRR; this is translated from the coding sequence ATGCTGGTAGGTGTTATATCCGATACGCACATCCCTGACAGGGCAGTTGAACTCCCCGAGGCGGTATTTGAGGTCTTCAGGGACGTTGAACTTATACTCCACGCCGGTGACCTGACCTCCATGGAGGTTATGAACGACCTTGAAACCATTGCACCTGTTGAGTGCGTTCAGGGAAACATGGACCGCCGATATGGTGTAGATAACCCAAGGTCCAGGGTACTTGAGATCGGATCATACAGGGTGGGTCTCATACATGGGGAGGTCTACCCCCGTGGTGATACCCAGCAGCTTAGGTACCTGGGGCTTGAGCTTGGTGCTGATGTCCTCATAAGCGGACATACACATCAGCCATTCATAACCGAACTTGAGGATATGCTCCTCCTCAACCCTGGAAGCCCCACAGTGCCCAGACTCACAGATCCAAGCGTCATGATCCTTGAAATCGACGGTGAAAAACTTGATGCCAGGATCATCAGGACAGGGGCACCTGTCTGCAGATCACTGAACTTCAGGAGGTGA
- a CDS encoding DUF5518 domain-containing protein, whose protein sequence is MVKWGAVITGFILAVVFPIILSPFIDQASLLGLFLAGFVVGLMVKEGAVGGFWNATVAGAFGGIVLAVLFTVFGAVIGGFGGLFLGALAGTLLVVVLILVSMIFMGIGGAIGGFLAGD, encoded by the coding sequence ATGGTTAAGTGGGGAGCTGTAATTACTGGTTTCATACTTGCAGTCGTTTTTCCGATCATTCTGAGTCCTTTCATTGACCAGGCCTCATTGCTGGGTTTATTCCTTGCCGGATTTGTTGTTGGCCTCATGGTTAAGGAGGGGGCTGTTGGGGGGTTCTGGAATGCCACCGTAGCCGGCGCTTTTGGTGGCATAGTGCTTGCAGTTCTCTTTACAGTCTTTGGTGCGGTCATTGGCGGATTTGGCGGTTTGTTCCTTGGTGCATTAGCCGGAACGCTGCTTGTAGTGGTGCTCATTCTTGTTTCAATGATCTTCATGGGCATCGGTGGTGCCATAGGGGGTTTCCTTGCAGGTGACTGA